A genome region from Nocardia sp. NBC_00565 includes the following:
- the lnt gene encoding apolipoprotein N-acyltransferase: protein MSDGAGVRRVAAVFAKYPVSSRSVAAVLAGLLIFGSFPPRPFWFLAPIGVAVLTLVVRGAGRLRGGFGYGFLAGLGFFVPLLPWTGIYVGPVPWLALSTVCSLYIGLFGLLARLLFVLRGWPLWIALAWTATEWLRSSFPFGGFPWGRLAFGQADGWYLSLAMVGGAPLIGFAVALTATAAAAVLMALWARTAGASSSVVSGRPASTRLGIIAAAATLVVVPATGVILRTALPGPAEGDRMITVAAIQGSVPRLGLDFNEQRRAVLDNHVRRTEELARAVADGRARKPDVVIWPENSSDIDPLRNADAAAEITAVSEQIGAPILVGAVLVNDDRTTTNSVIVWNGAAGPAERHDKKIIQPFGEYLPMRSFFRLFSEYADRAGYFVPGHGDGTVHAGPFEQPASSRYGDGVDIGVATCYEVAFDRAFRDSMHAGAQLLTVPTNNATFGDSEMTYQQLAMSRVRAVEHGRALVVAATSGVSAIITADGTVQQETPKFVPAALVAELPLRDNITIATRFGHALELLSVILAAAAVVVAAIRRRNARGGSATDRDATVDQPVG from the coding sequence ATGAGTGACGGAGCCGGGGTGCGGCGCGTGGCGGCGGTGTTCGCGAAGTATCCGGTGTCGAGCCGGTCGGTGGCGGCGGTGCTGGCTGGTCTGCTGATCTTCGGCAGCTTTCCGCCGCGGCCGTTCTGGTTTCTGGCGCCCATCGGGGTCGCGGTGCTCACGTTGGTCGTGCGCGGTGCCGGGCGGCTGCGGGGTGGGTTCGGGTACGGGTTCTTGGCCGGGCTCGGGTTCTTCGTACCGTTGTTGCCGTGGACCGGGATCTATGTGGGGCCGGTGCCGTGGCTCGCGCTGTCTACGGTGTGTTCCTTATATATAGGCCTATTCGGGCTGCTGGCACGGTTGTTGTTCGTGCTGCGGGGGTGGCCGCTGTGGATTGCGCTGGCCTGGACGGCTACCGAGTGGCTGCGGTCGAGTTTTCCGTTCGGCGGATTTCCCTGGGGCCGCCTGGCATTCGGTCAGGCGGACGGGTGGTACCTGTCGCTCGCGATGGTCGGCGGCGCGCCGCTGATCGGATTCGCGGTGGCGCTCACCGCAACCGCCGCGGCGGCGGTTCTCATGGCACTGTGGGCGCGCACGGCGGGTGCCTCGTCCAGTGTCGTGTCCGGCCGTCCCGCGTCCACCCGACTCGGCATTATCGCCGCGGCAGCGACGCTGGTTGTCGTCCCGGCCACCGGAGTGATCCTGCGGACCGCGCTGCCCGGCCCGGCGGAGGGCGACCGGATGATCACGGTCGCGGCCATCCAGGGCAGCGTGCCGCGGCTCGGCTTGGATTTCAATGAGCAGCGGCGCGCTGTGCTGGACAACCATGTCCGGCGCACCGAGGAGTTGGCACGGGCGGTCGCCGACGGACGGGCACGCAAGCCGGACGTGGTGATCTGGCCGGAGAATTCGTCCGATATCGATCCATTGCGCAATGCCGACGCGGCCGCGGAGATCACCGCGGTGTCCGAGCAGATCGGCGCCCCGATTCTGGTCGGCGCGGTGCTGGTGAACGATGACCGCACGACAACGAACTCGGTCATCGTCTGGAACGGTGCGGCCGGGCCGGCGGAGCGGCACGACAAGAAGATCATCCAGCCGTTCGGCGAGTACTTGCCGATGCGAAGTTTCTTCCGTCTGTTCTCGGAATACGCCGACCGCGCTGGATACTTCGTGCCCGGTCACGGTGATGGTACGGTCCACGCTGGCCCTTTCGAGCAACCTGCGAGCAGTCGCTACGGCGACGGAGTCGATATCGGCGTAGCGACCTGTTATGAGGTCGCCTTCGACCGTGCCTTCCGCGATTCGATGCACGCTGGCGCTCAACTGCTGACCGTACCCACCAATAACGCCACTTTCGGCGACAGTGAGATGACCTATCAGCAGTTGGCCATGTCTCGCGTCCGCGCGGTCGAACACGGCCGCGCCCTTGTCGTCGCCGCCACCTCGGGCGTCAGCGCCATCATCACCGCCGACGGCACGGTCCAGCAGGAGACCCCGAAGTTCGTCCCCGCCGCACTGGTCGCCGAACTTCCGTTGCGGGACAACATTACGATTGCGACTCGATTCGGCCACGCGCTGGAACTCCTCTCCGTTATCCTGGCCGCTGCTGCTGTGGTGGTCGCAGCAATCCGGCGTAGAAATGCCCGCGGCGGGAGCGCGACCGACCGGGATGCCACCGTGGACCAGCCTGTCGGCTGA